One region of Wolbachia endosymbiont of Drosophila innubila genomic DNA includes:
- the mnmE gene encoding tRNA uridine-5-carboxymethylaminomethyl(34) synthesis GTPase MnmE: MTNTNETIFALSTVFGKSGVAVIRISGNYALKALNHFHIKKEIKPRFATLVDLYDDSSQLIDNGIIIYFPAPNSFTGEDVIELQVHGSKAVIKIILEELSKVFVMAKPGEFSLRAFLNGKFDLTQIEGIADLIDAETKMQAKQAIKQISGELERLYSNWRQRLITIQSKIEAYIDFPEDIWAEKSELEKINNEVQSLVQLIQEHLNDNRRGERLREGLHIVITGEPNVGKSTLFNFLAKRDIAIVSEYAGTTRDILEAHIDIGGYPIILSDTAGIRESSDPIELEGISRAKKRSFEADLRIELFPFEQRHDVNYQATGNIPSVVDTQLCKYCNQQTVSSQCLTLGSRYKNTCKLCNKQWILETCAENNVHSWIPVSATCMTSDQNDTIYVLSKADDVINNHNIKINGIDLLPISILKEIGTNKLISLIKEKAEEKFGHDRDTPVITRQRHRNHMKKALEHLQRFNIDNPIELISEDLRLAAFELGAVIGIIDVEEILSSVFSNFCVGK, encoded by the coding sequence ATGACAAACACAAATGAAACTATTTTCGCTTTATCGACCGTATTTGGTAAGTCAGGAGTTGCAGTAATCAGAATTTCAGGCAACTACGCGCTTAAAGCTTTAAATCATTTTCATATTAAGAAAGAAATTAAACCAAGATTTGCTACTTTAGTTGATCTATATGATGATTCCAGTCAATTGATAGATAATGGAATAATCATCTATTTCCCTGCTCCAAACAGTTTCACTGGCGAGGACGTTATAGAGTTACAAGTGCATGGAAGCAAGGCAGTTATAAAAATCATCTTGGAGGAATTATCAAAAGTTTTCGTTATGGCCAAGCCTGGAGAATTCTCACTTAGGGCTTTTCTAAATGGTAAATTTGACTTAACGCAAATAGAAGGGATTGCAGACTTAATTGATGCTGAGACAAAAATGCAAGCTAAACAAGCGATTAAGCAGATATCAGGAGAATTGGAGAGACTATACAGCAATTGGAGGCAAAGATTAATAACGATACAATCCAAAATCGAAGCATATATAGACTTTCCAGAGGACATTTGGGCAGAAAAAAGTGAATTGGAAAAAATTAATAATGAAGTGCAATCTCTCGTGCAGTTGATACAAGAGCATTTAAATGATAATAGACGGGGCGAAAGGTTGCGTGAGGGTTTACATATTGTAATAACTGGTGAACCAAATGTCGGTAAATCAACTCTGTTTAATTTCTTAGCCAAGCGTGATATTGCTATTGTTTCTGAATATGCAGGCACAACAAGAGATATACTTGAAGCTCATATTGACATTGGCGGATACCCAATCATTCTCTCTGATACTGCTGGAATTCGTGAAAGTTCAGATCCAATAGAATTAGAAGGTATAAGTCGAGCGAAAAAGAGGTCTTTTGAAGCTGATTTAAGAATAGAGCTATTTCCTTTTGAACAACGACACGATGTCAATTATCAAGCCACAGGCAATATACCATCTGTCGTTGACACACAACTATGCAAATATTGTAATCAACAAACGGTGTCATCCCAGTGCTTGACACTGGGATCCAGATATAAAAATACTTGCAAATTATGCAATAAACAATGGATTCTAGAAACATGTGCTGAAAACAATGTTCATAGCTGGATTCCAGTGTCAGCTACTTGCATGACATCAGACCAAAATGACACCATTTATGTATTGAGCAAAGCTGACGATGTTATCAATAATCACAATATAAAAATTAATGGCATAGATCTTTTACCCATTTCTATTCTAAAGGAAATAGGTACAAACAAATTGATCTCTCTCATAAAAGAGAAGGCAGAGGAAAAATTTGGGCATGATAGAGACACTCCTGTAATCACTCGGCAAAGACATAGGAATCACATGAAGAAAGCACTGGAACATTTACAACGTTTTAATATCGATAATCCAATTGAGTTGATATCTGAAGATTTGAGGCTTGCTGCATTTGAACTTGGTGCGGTGATTGGAATTATTGATGTTGAGGAAATATTGAGTAGTGTGTTTAGCAACTTTTGCGTGGGCAAGTAA
- the plsX gene encoding phosphate acyltransferase PlsX produces MLSTVNNNIVIALDAMGGDFAPLSVIHGAGFFLDNLVDPGIKVFFHIYGDKEEVSPLLLKYKKVSNNSEFTHCSDNVLANDKPSFALRHRKDSSMKAAIVAVKEGKAFGVVSSGNTGALMAISRFILGTLPNIYRPAIASICPTKTKSFALLDLGANVDCNADSLFQFALMGSIFAKIALKIDNPEVALLNIGTEEVKGNDSVRGAFELLKNAPGINFKGYIEASEFLEGNIDVIVADGFVGNVMLKTAEATASTFINLIKQEVFNSWIAKMLVGILLKSKLNKALTRFNPKIRSGAMFLGLNGIIIKSHGNSDAISFAHAIKFAVNAISENLNQKIINGVSHIE; encoded by the coding sequence ATGTTATCTACGGTCAATAATAATATAGTTATTGCACTTGACGCTATGGGGGGCGATTTTGCGCCTCTTTCCGTAATTCATGGTGCTGGTTTTTTTTTAGACAACCTTGTTGACCCAGGCATTAAAGTTTTTTTTCATATTTATGGAGATAAGGAAGAAGTATCTCCTTTGCTTTTGAAATATAAAAAAGTAAGTAACAATTCTGAATTTACTCATTGTTCTGACAATGTCCTTGCAAATGATAAGCCATCTTTTGCGCTGAGACATCGTAAAGACTCAAGTATGAAAGCTGCAATTGTTGCAGTGAAAGAAGGTAAAGCTTTCGGAGTGGTATCTTCAGGCAACACCGGAGCGTTGATGGCAATTTCCAGATTTATTTTAGGAACATTACCAAACATTTATCGTCCTGCTATTGCCTCTATCTGTCCAACTAAGACAAAAAGCTTCGCTTTGCTTGACCTTGGTGCAAATGTTGATTGTAATGCCGACTCATTATTTCAATTTGCGTTAATGGGTAGTATATTTGCAAAAATAGCATTAAAAATTGACAATCCTGAAGTTGCTTTGCTAAATATCGGCACAGAAGAAGTTAAAGGTAATGACTCAGTGCGCGGCGCTTTTGAGTTGCTTAAAAACGCTCCAGGCATTAATTTCAAAGGGTATATAGAGGCAAGTGAATTTTTAGAGGGTAATATAGATGTGATTGTTGCTGATGGTTTTGTTGGCAATGTAATGCTCAAAACGGCTGAGGCAACCGCTAGTACCTTTATCAATCTAATAAAGCAGGAAGTATTCAATTCGTGGATAGCGAAAATGCTTGTTGGTATATTGTTAAAATCCAAACTAAATAAAGCTTTAACGCGTTTTAATCCCAAAATTAGAAGTGGAGCTATGTTTTTAGGGCTGAATGGTATCATCATTAAAAGTCATGGAAATTCTGATGCTATTTCTTTTGCCCATGCCATAAAATTTGCAGTAAATGCAATTAGTGAAAATTTAAATCAAAAGATAATTAACGGGGTAAGTCATATTGAATAA
- the nuoI gene encoding NADH-quinone oxidoreductase subunit NuoI, which yields MLKKLAWYWSFVELIKGFVITLKYMFKPKVTLRYPMEKGPLSPRFRGEHALRRYPNGEERCIACKLCEVICPAQAIVIEAEEREDGSRRTTRYDIDMTKCIYCGLCQEACPVDAIVEGPNFEFATETREELMYNKEKLLRNGEVWEDAIALRLKKNRPYY from the coding sequence ATGCTCAAGAAATTAGCTTGGTACTGGTCTTTTGTAGAGTTAATTAAAGGGTTTGTTATTACATTAAAATATATGTTTAAGCCAAAGGTTACTTTGAGGTATCCTATGGAGAAGGGCCCTTTAAGTCCAAGGTTTCGTGGTGAGCATGCGTTGCGTAGGTATCCAAACGGTGAAGAACGATGCATAGCTTGTAAATTATGTGAAGTTATCTGCCCTGCTCAAGCAATAGTTATTGAAGCAGAGGAAAGAGAAGACGGTAGTCGCCGCACCACGCGCTATGATATTGATATGACAAAATGCATATACTGCGGACTTTGCCAAGAGGCATGTCCAGTTGATGCAATTGTTGAAGGTCCTAACTTTGAATTTGCTACTGAAACAAGAGAGGAGCTAATGTACAATAAAGAAAAGTTATTGCGTAATGGTGAAGTTTGGGAAGACGCAATTGCACTCAGGTTAAAAAAGAATAGGCCTTATTATTAA
- a CDS encoding ABC transporter ATP-binding protein encodes MRNPIISILNLSLSFDDRTVLKDLNFDILKGESLVILGGSGSGKSVLTKTIIGLLAPDSGSVKINSKSKNKFGGLFQNSALFDYVTVWENISFNYKKRFNISKKEAKQLAIEKLNDVGLEESIADMFPIELSGGMKKRVALARAIAHNPEIIILDEPTSGLDPIMSDIVNEIIIKLSRDLNPTIITITHDIHSAFKIADKIAVLYEGEIISHGTVQEIQNTNNEYIKKFIHYI; translated from the coding sequence ATGCGTAACCCCATAATATCAATATTGAACTTAAGCTTATCTTTTGATGATAGGACAGTACTAAAAGATCTAAATTTTGATATATTAAAAGGGGAATCATTAGTCATACTTGGTGGCTCAGGAAGCGGCAAATCTGTATTAACAAAAACAATTATCGGCTTGCTTGCTCCAGACTCAGGGTCTGTTAAAATAAATAGTAAAAGCAAAAATAAATTTGGGGGTTTATTTCAAAATTCCGCTTTATTTGACTACGTTACAGTGTGGGAAAATATATCTTTTAATTATAAAAAGCGCTTTAATATCAGCAAAAAAGAGGCAAAACAGCTAGCAATCGAGAAGTTAAATGATGTTGGACTGGAGGAAAGCATAGCAGATATGTTTCCAATAGAGCTATCAGGTGGAATGAAAAAAAGAGTGGCACTTGCAAGGGCGATTGCACACAATCCAGAAATCATTATTTTGGATGAACCAACTTCAGGATTGGACCCAATTATGTCAGATATAGTAAACGAGATAATAATAAAATTATCTAGAGATCTTAACCCTACAATTATCACGATTACACATGATATTCATAGCGCATTTAAAATAGCTGATAAAATAGCAGTATTATATGAAGGGGAGATCATTTCCCATGGAACTGTTCAGGAAATACAAAATACTAATAACGAATATATAAAAAAATTCATTCATTATATATAG
- a CDS encoding NAD(P)/FAD-dependent oxidoreductase, translated as MKTDIVIIGAGPVGIFTAFQAGMLDMRCHIIDVLDQAGGQCTALYPEKPIYDIPGYPVITAQKLIEQLMEQSSPFKPVYHLSQKVEKISNNEGESFTVITNIGTEVKCKAVIVAAGNGMFEPNRPPLSGILEYENKSVFYSVNKISDFQDKTIVIAGGGDSAADWTVELSKVAKKIYVIHRRKEFRCTPETRNKLESLEIDGKIELVVPYQLHELAGGNGQLSAVIVKNIASKEEKEISADFLLPFFGLSMNLGPINNWGIQLEHSRIVVDPATLKTSRDRIYAIGDIAIYSGKLKLILNGFAESAMACYDIYKVIHNSPVNFQYSTSKGIHGKEKLP; from the coding sequence ATGAAAACCGATATAGTAATAATAGGTGCAGGACCTGTTGGAATATTCACTGCTTTTCAAGCGGGAATGCTTGATATGAGATGTCATATAATAGATGTTTTGGATCAAGCAGGAGGACAATGCACAGCTCTTTACCCAGAAAAGCCAATATATGATATACCTGGTTATCCTGTAATCACTGCCCAAAAATTAATTGAGCAACTAATGGAGCAATCTTCGCCATTTAAGCCTGTTTACCATTTAAGTCAAAAAGTGGAAAAGATTTCAAATAACGAAGGTGAAAGCTTTACTGTCATAACGAACATAGGTACAGAGGTAAAATGCAAAGCCGTTATTGTTGCTGCAGGTAACGGAATGTTTGAACCTAACCGTCCACCCTTAAGTGGTATATTAGAATATGAAAATAAATCTGTATTTTACAGTGTAAATAAAATTTCTGATTTTCAGGACAAAACTATAGTCATTGCAGGTGGGGGTGATTCTGCGGCTGATTGGACTGTAGAACTTTCTAAAGTTGCGAAGAAAATTTATGTGATACATAGGAGAAAGGAATTTCGCTGCACTCCTGAAACTAGAAATAAATTAGAATCACTTGAAATTGATGGAAAAATAGAACTGGTAGTGCCATATCAATTACACGAACTAGCAGGAGGTAATGGGCAGTTGAGCGCAGTGATAGTAAAAAACATTGCCTCTAAGGAAGAAAAAGAAATATCCGCTGATTTTTTGCTGCCATTTTTTGGATTGTCAATGAATCTTGGTCCAATAAACAATTGGGGTATACAGTTAGAACATAGCCGCATAGTTGTCGACCCAGCTACACTTAAAACCAGTAGAGATAGGATATATGCAATCGGAGATATAGCTATTTATTCAGGCAAACTAAAATTAATACTAAATGGTTTTGCTGAGAGCGCCATGGCTTGTTATGACATATACAAAGTAATCCACAACTCTCCGGTTAATTTTCAATATTCAACCTCAAAGGGAATTCACGGAAAAGAAAAACTTCCTTGA
- a CDS encoding MlaE family ABC transporter permease has translation MSFFDINSVRIIGRYFINFLLRLGSAFIFFIQSLYHCLVPPYYFSNIARQIIEIGFFSLPIVGLTGVFIGAAIVLQSSLSDPLINQEQIIPKLVTITIIKELGPVLISLIMVGKVGSSVAAEIGTMRITEQIDALTTLNINPFKYLIAPRILASIIVFPILTVCADLIGIFGGCITAVFEFNHNLNIYIKHTAQFFNTYDFITGLIKATAFGAIISVSSCYYGYHCKEGARGVGVATTSTVVLSSILIILANYMITLIHA, from the coding sequence GTGAGCTTTTTTGATATAAATAGTGTTAGAATAATTGGTAGGTACTTTATCAATTTTTTGTTAAGGCTTGGTAGTGCATTCATATTTTTTATTCAATCTCTATACCACTGCCTTGTGCCACCATATTATTTTAGCAACATAGCAAGACAAATTATAGAGATAGGCTTTTTCTCTCTGCCAATTGTTGGGCTCACTGGAGTTTTTATAGGAGCGGCGATAGTTTTACAAAGTAGCTTGAGTGACCCATTAATTAACCAAGAACAGATAATACCCAAACTTGTTACGATCACTATCATTAAAGAGTTAGGACCAGTTTTGATCAGCTTAATAATGGTAGGAAAGGTTGGATCATCAGTTGCAGCAGAAATTGGTACGATGCGCATCACCGAGCAAATAGATGCCCTTACAACTTTGAACATCAACCCTTTCAAATATTTAATTGCACCAAGGATTTTAGCGTCAATCATAGTATTTCCCATACTTACAGTATGTGCAGATTTAATAGGAATATTTGGAGGATGCATCACTGCAGTCTTCGAATTTAACCACAATTTAAATATATACATTAAACACACAGCTCAGTTCTTTAATACGTATGATTTTATAACTGGGCTAATAAAAGCAACTGCATTTGGCGCCATAATTTCTGTCTCAAGCTGCTATTACGGTTACCATTGCAAAGAAGGTGCACGAGGAGTAGGTGTTGCTACAACATCAACTGTTGTTTTATCGTCCATACTGATCATTTTAGCAAACTACATGATTACTTTGATACATGCGTAA
- the rpmF gene encoding 50S ribosomal protein L32: MAVPKRKKSKSRRNMHRSHHAIEPKNVVVCSTTGEFMLPHNVAVDGSYKGKRVFIKQQAE; encoded by the coding sequence TTGGCAGTTCCAAAAAGAAAAAAGTCAAAGTCAAGGCGTAATATGCATCGTTCTCATCATGCTATTGAGCCTAAGAATGTTGTGGTATGTTCAACAACTGGGGAATTCATGTTGCCTCATAACGTAGCAGTTGATGGCAGTTACAAAGGAAAACGGGTTTTCATTAAGCAACAGGCAGAGTGA
- the thrS gene encoding threonine--tRNA ligase — MVRVTFSTEQKVKEYSGKVTGFDILQPDALKEVVALKVNGELYDLSREIEADAEIEVIQLSDEVGLDIIRHDAAHIMAQAVKELFPNTQITIGPTIQDGFYYDFATDRTFTTDDLTAIEKKMKEIVKSNHRFVREVWTRKQSVDFFSGIGEKYKVDIISSIPEGENLTVYRQGDFVDLCRGPHSPSTGRVKAFKLMKVAGAYWRGDSKGPMLQRIYGTAWGNKDELNAYLECLKEAEKRDHRKIAKDMDLFHIQEEAVGQVFWHEQGYILYNVLESYIRKKLINNGYFEVKTPILVSKELWERSGHWDKFRENMFIVDESENKKLAIKPMNCPCHVQIFNSHTRSYRDLPIRMAEFGTCHRNESSGSLHGLMRVRGFTQDDAHIFCMEEQVNSETIKFCDLLKEVYSELGFNEISVKFSDRPDIRAGNDEVWDRAEKALLEAVKEAGLSYKLNPGEGAFYGPKLEFVLKDAIGRNWQCGTLQVDFILPERLGAFYIGADGHKHHPVMLHRAILGTFERFIGILIENYAGKFPVWLAPTQLAILTITNEADGYATEISNILKEQGVRVKTDLTNEKISYKIRLHSSNKVPILWIVGKNEVTSKTVSVRNLGSERQESFSLEKANESLLKSINLN, encoded by the coding sequence ATGGTTAGGGTTACTTTTTCAACCGAACAAAAAGTAAAAGAATACAGTGGTAAAGTCACTGGCTTTGATATATTACAACCGGATGCTTTGAAAGAAGTAGTTGCATTGAAAGTAAATGGTGAGCTATATGACCTCTCACGTGAAATTGAAGCTGATGCAGAGATAGAGGTGATACAACTGAGTGACGAAGTGGGTTTAGATATAATAAGGCATGATGCTGCTCATATAATGGCGCAGGCAGTGAAAGAGCTATTTCCTAATACTCAGATTACTATCGGCCCAACAATTCAGGACGGTTTTTACTATGATTTTGCTACAGATCGTACCTTCACTACGGACGATCTTACCGCAATAGAAAAGAAAATGAAAGAGATTGTAAAAAGTAACCACAGATTTGTTCGAGAAGTTTGGACTCGCAAGCAGTCAGTTGATTTCTTTAGTGGTATAGGCGAAAAATATAAGGTTGATATTATCTCATCCATACCAGAGGGTGAAAACCTAACTGTTTATAGGCAAGGTGATTTTGTTGACCTATGCCGTGGTCCGCACTCACCATCAACCGGTAGAGTTAAAGCGTTTAAACTTATGAAAGTAGCGGGTGCATACTGGCGTGGTGATTCTAAGGGCCCAATGTTGCAGCGAATATATGGCACAGCATGGGGAAATAAGGATGAATTAAACGCTTACCTTGAGTGCCTCAAAGAAGCAGAAAAACGTGATCACCGCAAAATTGCTAAGGATATGGATTTATTTCACATTCAAGAGGAAGCTGTTGGGCAGGTTTTTTGGCATGAACAAGGATATATTCTATATAATGTTCTTGAGTCTTACATCAGAAAGAAGCTAATAAATAATGGCTATTTTGAGGTAAAAACTCCTATTTTAGTAAGTAAAGAGCTGTGGGAAAGATCTGGACATTGGGATAAGTTTCGTGAAAATATGTTTATTGTTGACGAATCTGAGAATAAAAAGTTAGCAATAAAACCCATGAATTGTCCTTGTCATGTGCAGATTTTTAATTCTCACACCAGGAGCTACCGTGATTTACCAATACGTATGGCAGAGTTTGGCACATGCCATAGAAATGAAAGCTCAGGCTCATTGCACGGACTGATGCGAGTGCGTGGTTTTACGCAAGACGATGCACACATTTTTTGTATGGAAGAACAAGTGAATTCTGAGACTATAAAGTTTTGTGACCTTTTAAAAGAAGTATATTCAGAGCTTGGATTTAATGAAATTTCTGTGAAATTTTCAGACCGTCCAGATATTAGAGCAGGTAATGATGAAGTGTGGGATAGAGCTGAAAAAGCGCTGCTTGAAGCCGTTAAAGAAGCGGGCTTGAGTTATAAACTTAACCCTGGTGAAGGTGCATTTTATGGTCCAAAGTTAGAGTTCGTTTTGAAAGACGCAATAGGCAGAAATTGGCAATGTGGAACATTACAAGTTGATTTCATTTTACCAGAACGTCTGGGAGCTTTTTATATAGGGGCAGATGGGCACAAGCATCACCCTGTCATGTTACATAGGGCAATTCTTGGGACTTTTGAGCGTTTTATCGGAATTTTGATAGAAAATTATGCAGGAAAATTTCCAGTTTGGCTTGCTCCAACGCAACTTGCTATTCTGACCATTACAAATGAAGCTGACGGTTACGCCACAGAAATTAGCAATATTTTAAAAGAACAAGGTGTGAGAGTCAAGACTGATTTGACCAATGAAAAAATTAGTTATAAGATACGTTTGCATAGTTCAAACAAGGTTCCTATATTGTGGATTGTAGGCAAAAATGAAGTTACAAGTAAAACTGTGTCAGTAAGAAATTTAGGATCGGAAAGACAGGAGTCTTTTTCTTTGGAAAAGGCTAATGAATCGCTGTTAAAAAGTATTAATTTGAATTAA
- a CDS encoding beta-ketoacyl-ACP synthase III: MNKSFILSTGSYLPRKMLSNNEIASIVETSDEWIRQRTGIVQRHIADEGELTSDLAVNAAKSAIEKAKISVDEIDLIIVATTTPDKTFPSCATIVQSKLKCKNAFAFDVQAACSGFIYAVTVADSLIKSNNRIKYALVIGAEIMSRIVDWEDRSTCVLFGDGAGAVVMKSEMGRSGIISTNLYSDGNVDILCTNGGISSTGDSGKICMNGREVFKHAVDKLTASVEETLKCNNLKITDIDWLIPHQANIRIIEAVVKKLDFPIEKVINTVDKHANTSAASIPLALDYAIQESKIKSGNLVLLISIGAGLTWGSVLLHY, encoded by the coding sequence TTGAATAAAAGTTTCATATTAAGCACTGGATCTTACCTACCAAGAAAAATGTTGAGTAACAACGAAATTGCATCGATAGTTGAGACGAGCGATGAATGGATAAGGCAGAGAACAGGAATAGTTCAAAGGCATATAGCAGATGAAGGAGAACTAACGTCAGATCTAGCTGTAAATGCAGCAAAAAGTGCTATAGAAAAAGCTAAAATTTCAGTAGATGAAATTGACTTGATTATAGTTGCTACAACAACTCCTGATAAAACTTTTCCTAGCTGTGCAACGATTGTACAAAGTAAGTTAAAATGTAAAAACGCATTTGCTTTTGATGTACAAGCAGCATGCTCTGGTTTTATATATGCAGTTACAGTTGCTGATTCGCTCATAAAATCTAACAATAGAATTAAATATGCATTGGTTATAGGTGCTGAAATAATGTCTAGGATTGTTGATTGGGAAGATAGGTCAACTTGTGTACTCTTTGGTGATGGTGCTGGTGCAGTGGTGATGAAATCAGAAATGGGTAGAAGCGGCATCATATCAACAAACTTATACTCTGACGGCAATGTGGACATACTATGTACGAACGGAGGGATATCCTCAACTGGTGATTCTGGAAAAATATGCATGAATGGAAGAGAAGTGTTTAAACATGCAGTGGATAAGTTAACAGCCTCAGTAGAGGAAACTCTGAAATGCAATAATTTGAAAATCACTGATATTGACTGGTTAATTCCCCATCAAGCAAACATTCGTATTATTGAAGCAGTAGTAAAGAAATTAGATTTTCCTATAGAGAAAGTGATTAATACCGTTGATAAGCATGCAAACACCTCAGCGGCATCAATTCCACTGGCCTTAGACTATGCAATACAAGAATCAAAAATAAAATCAGGAAATCTGGTACTGCTGATTTCAATAGGTGCAGGCCTGACCTGGGGTTCCGTGTTGCTGCACTATTAG
- the dxr gene encoding 1-deoxy-D-xylulose-5-phosphate reductoisomerase gives MKKVSVLGSTGSVGKKTVDLLSKRKEEYQVEALSAHSNFALLAHQAKLLNAKYVAISDERLYKDLKESLLGTDVKIAIGATNIATIPVDLSVVAIVGIAGLGPVMEVIESGTKVIALANKESIVCGGKLLLKKAKEKNVQIIPIDSEHNAIFQILQNDDKCVEKIILTASGGPFLNYSLEQLRNVMVDKALSHPTWNMGKKISVDSATMMNKALEIIEAHNLFNISPDKIEAIVHPESIVHGIVTYKDGFNFAVLAETDMAIPISYALSWPERSALNRKLDLTKQGKLTFQEPDHKRFPALKLSMAVLNSSAPQTNSIVLNAANEIAVNEFLKSRIGFLKIVEVVESTMESFGSYTDINSLSDIINIDYESRIIAHKIVESKVVAYS, from the coding sequence GTGAAAAAGGTTTCAGTTTTGGGATCAACAGGAAGTGTTGGAAAAAAGACTGTAGATTTGCTCTCAAAGAGAAAAGAAGAATACCAAGTGGAAGCACTAAGTGCCCATTCGAACTTTGCTCTACTGGCACACCAAGCAAAACTGCTAAATGCAAAATATGTTGCTATCTCCGATGAAAGGCTTTACAAAGATTTGAAAGAAAGTTTACTTGGTACAGATGTAAAAATAGCAATTGGTGCTACAAATATTGCTACCATACCTGTTGATCTCTCAGTTGTTGCAATAGTTGGCATTGCAGGCCTTGGGCCAGTTATGGAAGTTATAGAAAGCGGTACCAAAGTCATTGCATTGGCAAACAAAGAAAGCATTGTTTGCGGTGGAAAGTTATTACTCAAAAAAGCTAAAGAAAAAAATGTACAAATAATCCCTATTGACTCTGAGCACAATGCAATTTTTCAAATTTTGCAAAATGACGACAAATGCGTAGAAAAGATCATACTTACTGCTTCTGGTGGACCATTCTTAAATTATAGCCTTGAGCAATTAAGAAATGTTATGGTAGATAAGGCGCTTAGTCACCCCACTTGGAATATGGGAAAGAAAATCTCGGTTGATAGCGCAACAATGATGAATAAGGCACTAGAGATAATAGAAGCACATAACTTGTTTAATATCAGCCCGGATAAAATTGAAGCAATAGTGCATCCTGAGTCAATAGTACATGGAATTGTAACTTATAAGGATGGGTTCAACTTTGCTGTGCTTGCAGAAACTGACATGGCAATTCCTATTTCATATGCTCTATCTTGGCCGGAAAGATCAGCTTTAAATCGTAAATTAGATTTAACAAAGCAAGGAAAATTGACCTTTCAAGAACCAGACCATAAGCGTTTTCCTGCGCTAAAGCTTAGCATGGCAGTGTTAAACTCTTCTGCTCCACAAACAAACAGTATTGTGCTCAATGCTGCAAATGAAATAGCTGTTAATGAATTTTTGAAGTCACGAATCGGCTTTTTAAAAATAGTAGAGGTAGTGGAATCAACAATGGAAAGTTTTGGTAGTTATACTGATATTAATTCACTATCTGATATAATAAATATTGATTATGAAAGTCGTATTATTGCTCACAAAATTGTTGAAAGTAAAGTTGTTGCGTATAGCTAG
- the infC gene encoding translation initiation factor IF-3 gives MQVKKNNKNRINGFITAKEVRLVDHSGEMVGIVPIERALEFAQGVGLDLVEIAPDSTPPVCKILDYSKQKYDIKKKASEAKKKQKTLTIKEIKLGPNIGDHDYGTKLRQARDLLAHGHKIKVTMRFRGRELINTEVGLEKLERLIRDTEDIAKVELAPKREGNQYFLALVAK, from the coding sequence TTGCAAGTTAAAAAGAACAATAAAAACAGAATTAATGGATTTATCACAGCTAAGGAGGTACGCTTAGTTGATCATAGTGGTGAAATGGTCGGAATCGTGCCAATAGAACGAGCTTTGGAATTTGCACAGGGTGTTGGTTTAGACTTGGTGGAAATTGCACCTGATTCAACCCCTCCAGTATGTAAAATTCTGGATTATAGCAAGCAAAAGTATGATATAAAAAAGAAAGCAAGTGAAGCAAAAAAGAAACAAAAAACATTAACTATAAAAGAAATTAAACTGGGTCCCAATATTGGTGATCACGATTACGGAACAAAATTGCGTCAAGCAAGAGACTTACTTGCCCACGGACATAAAATTAAAGTCACAATGAGATTTAGAGGGAGAGAGCTTATAAACACTGAAGTTGGACTGGAAAAATTAGAACGGCTAATTCGAGACACTGAAGATATCGCAAAGGTAGAATTGGCACCTAAAAGAGAAGGGAATCAATATTTTTTAGCTCTGGTTGCTAAGTAG